CCTGATACCAACGTTTGCTTTGCACACTGCACATTATTTGCCTTTCTGGACTCAGAGTATCGTTTGTTCATATCCAATTTGATCAATAACCGCTGTTAATGTCCTATTCTTTACTTGGGCTAGGTTAAATTACTTTCGGGAAGGGAGTAGTTATAAAAATGATAAACATGTCAATTAGATGGCGTCTAATTCTTCTTACCACTGTGTCTGTAATCATCATGTTTGGGTTTACAGTCAACCAAGTGATCAAGAACGATACGAAGATGAAGAATCTTGAAACTACACGAATTAAGGTTGAAGCTCTTCAATCTTTCAACACGGTTTCAAGTAATGCACATCGATGGTTAGTTCTGTCTAATGACTCTTCTGAGAAAGGCCAGTTGCTTTTAACCCTGCAATCAGAATTGGATAGGCTTTCTCAGTACGGGGCTCGATTAAAGCAGTCTGATGAAAACCTGAATATTGAGCCTCTGCTGACCGAATTGAAGAATGTGGTAATGAGCCTGACTAATGCGACGCAAGGTTCTGGCAATCAGGCGTTAATCGAGAAGGCTTTCGGATTATTAAAAGGCGTGTTGCTTCAGTTATCCGAATATCGGGTGGCTTTATTGGATGAAGATATTAGCCAAGCTGATGCGATGTTCGTCCACCTCACTAACTACGTGTTTTGGAGCCAGCGAGAAGCATGGTTGAGCTACAGCTTGTACCGCTTGCCTGAGCAAAAAAATCAATATCTTCTGAGTTACATTAGTGCGTTAGATCGACAGCAGCAGTTATTAGAGACCTTTTTCCAATCGGATACGAGCTCTCCAAGTATTAGGCAACTTCTCAACACAGTTTCCCAAGATGAGTTTCAAGACAAGTTCGCAACACGAATCCTCGAAGGAGAACTTTCATCGCCCGAAGTGTATGAACACCTAAAAAGTTTAGAGGTCAAAAAGCGAGCCATTTCTCAAGCGATCAGTGCTTACACCAAGCAATTGCAGTTTGATTTAACAAACAATATTGCGTTGCAGAAAAGACAAACTTTAGTGATCTCGTTCTTGATCCTTGCTGTTTCGGGTGTGTTGTTGTGGTTGGGGGCCATGATCTCTATACGCTTGAACAGAAATCTATCAATGATCTTGAAGGGCGTTTCAGAGTGCGCTGATAACGATGGCAAGCCGAACACCATAAAAATTGAGGGCAATGACGAGCTAGCAGAGTTTACTGAAACCTTAAATAGGGTGATGGAACGTAACTACCTACGTAATCAAGAGCTTATTGCAGCCAAAGAAGATGCCGTATCAGCTAATAAGGCGAAAAGTGCATTCCTCGCCAATATGTCTCATGAGATCCGAACTCCCTTAAATGGGATCATTGGTATGGCAGAGATTTTATCGCAGAGTAAGCTGAGTCCTAACCAACAAGAGGTGCTTGGGGATATTGAGTCATCATCGCACTCATTACTGGTGCTGCTGAATGACATTCTCGACTTGTCTAAGATTGAGTCGGGTAACCTCATGCTCTCTCCACACAATGCTGACTTACGTGAAGCCGTCTATGACTCTGTAAGCGTGATTTTATCTAAGGCGATCAGTAAAGACATTGAGCTCGATGTAAACATTGATTCTCAAACACCACCGCAACTATTCTTCGATGAGTATCGTGTTAGGCAGGTGCTGACGAACTTATTGTCGAATGCTATCAAGTTCACCTCTAACGGTACCATCACAACGGACATCGCCTATACGCCAATGTCGATGGGTAGAGGTAAACTCGAGTGCAGTGTTTCGGATACAGGCATTGGTATTGAACCAGAGAAACTAGAGTCCATATTTGAGCCCTTTACTCAAGAGGATGGCAGTATCACGCGTCAGTTTGGTGGCACAGGGCTTGGGTTAGCAATCTGTAGGCAGCTTGTCGACTTAATGGGTGGATACATCACTGCCCGTTCAGTAAAAGGTGAAGGCTCTACGTTTACGTTTTGTCTGTATGTCGATGTAGTCGAGACGCAAGTTCAAAGCTTTGAAAATTTAAATCGTGCGACGATCATTTCCAACTCTTTTAATTATCTCGATCAACTAGTCAAAGAGTGTGAGCGCCTCAATATAAAACCCAAGGTTGTTGGATCGATCTCGTCTTTAGACGAAGAGATCAAAGAGAGCGACTTTGTTCTATATTGCCATACCTTACATCACTCACTGCAGAGTGATTTAGCGGCGTTGAAAGAACAGTACCCGTTAGACCGCGTGATTGTTTGTCAGCACCACTTATTCAAAACTAATCTGATTACAGAATCCGTTCATTCAACTCATACACTGCCATTCTTGGGACGGCGTTTCTTGAATAGTCTATTGTCACTTGATGCGAATGAAGAGCCAGTACCTGAAGCCAAATCAGAAAAAGAAGAAGTGCGTCCTCTGAATCGACGTATCTTGATTGTCGAAGATAACTTGATGAATCAGAAGATAGCGAGCTTCTTTCTTGAACAAGCAGGCTACGAGTATCTAATTGCTAGTAATGGACAAGAGGCGGTGGATGTTATTACTCAGGGCGCGCAATTTGACGCCGTGTTGATGGATTGCATGATGCCAGTCATGGATGGGATAACTGCGACCAGAGCAATCCGACAGTGGGAGAGCGAGCAACAAACGACTCCACTACCAATTATTGCCTTAACCGCAAGTGTGTTAGAAGAAGACATCAAAGATTGCTTTGATGCAGGCATGAATGCGTATTTACCTAAGCCTTATAAATCTCACCAACTCTACGACCTGTTTAGCAGCCTTGATATCGTCTAACTGATAATTGATTTAAAGCTCAACAAGGCTATTGAGCTTTAAACCATAGTTGGAACAAGCTTGTTAACGCACTTCCATGCCTAAATTGTATTGAGCAAGGCAGCGCCCGACATAACTGATTTTGATGAAAGCTGCCACAATGATAGTGCTGATATGCGCAACGATCTGAACTGGTAGTGAGAAATGATCCGCCATTGGGTAAGCGATAATTATGCTGAGTAGCATAAGCAAAGTGGTAATCGCTAGGCTGAAGTTAGATACAGAAAGTAGAGTTTGAAAGCGTTGAGTCATCGTCTTCATATTGAATTCCTAGTTACTATTAGTTTTTTTGTTACTTAACTAGTAGCAATTACTGTTCCAATTATTAAAGCCGTTATTTATCAATACTTTGAAATCATTCAGTTTTGATTTGTAGTCAAAAAGACATCAGGGCTAATCGTGTCTTTTTGACCCGTATGTGTTTCTACCACTGCCTAAAGCCGCAGGTATCGATATGGAACCGAACACCTGAATACAAACCCAGACCAACGTTATTTTTCTGACCAAACTCAGCATGAATCTTTTTGAGCTTTACATGCAGTTGTTCGCGAGTAATGTCATTGGCAGGGACTAAATCCAACGCACAAAACTCTAAGTGCTTACTTCGTAGTGCACCGCCAGCTTGTTGGTTATAAATCTGAGTTCTTTCACCAGATACAGGGATCACCACACCGATTTCTGGCTCAATGTATTGCTGAATGTATTTCAAAGTGTTGATCATGTTCGATACATTCTTTTTATCCGGCAGGGTAAACAAGGTGGTGTTACTCATCGCCCAGTCTGTTCCTTGTAACAGCACCAAGTGCAAAGGCATGCTTTGGGTTATGCCTGCATCTTTGAGCTGCTGTCCTATCTCTCTAACTCTATCTTCAGCATGATTAAGTAGCATCCAACCTCGAAATGCCGAGCGAGTTGGTACTTTGTAGCCATGAACGTCGACCACGAGATCGTCATAAGTGATTTCGGTATTTTCGGTATAAAGCCTTTCAAACTCTTGTGGATAGGGTTGAGTTGATGACAGCGCTAAGGTAATCAGAATGGTTGAGTACATAAGTTGACTCCATTTCTTACGTTGACCTTGATAATGATATTTGAATCATTAAATACGTAGGCTTAAGTATAGACACTGGAATTTAGGTACAAAAAAACCCACTACAAAGAGTGGGTTACTAAACAAGTCATCCAACTTTATAAGATTACTTCTTACCCTGGATTTGCTTGTCTTCTTCTGTCAGCTCACGGATACGACGGCTGATGTCGCGACGAGCTTTAGAAATCTCTGCGCTCTTGATGATGTGGTCATCAACACGATCTTCGTAGTCAGCTTTCATGTTTTTGATGATGCCTAGAATCTCATCGTGAGTCATCTCTGGCTTGATGTAATCAAGTAGGTTATCAAGAAGGTCGACACGCTTACGGTTGTCACGAACTTTCTTTTCGTTGTCTAGCAGTTCACGCTTAAGTTTGTTCTTACGTCGTGCTTGGTTAACAATTTCAAATACGCTGCTCATAGATTCCTTTTCCTATTCGTCAAATACGTTATCTGGTTCTGATTAAAGCACATCAATTGATGATGTAACAGTCTTTAGATCAAAGCAAAAGTAAGGTTGTTTAATTATTCGTCACTCTCACCGATGTGTGATTGTTTTTATCTCGCCGTTCAAGTTAGTATCCCATGTAGATACTGCATTGATACGAAATGTGAAATGAATCAACAACAATTGGAAACCGAAGATTCAGGTGATAAAGCGACTGAACCTTCAGCAGAGCAAAACAAGCTTCGCGATGCGTATGTAAAAGAGCGTACTTATTTGGAAGTCGTGGAAATAGAGCTAAACCGTTCTAAGATCATAATGATTGATGAACAGGGTAGAAAGAAACGAGTACCAATTTTGTCTGAGCACTAGTCCTAGGTGACTGCATTGTTTAATGCTGAGACAGAATCACCAAAATAATAAAAAGGAATAACGATGAACACAGTACTTTCCCCAATTGAAGCGAGAATCATTGGTTGCTTGATCGAAAAAGAAGTGACGACTCCCGATCATTACCCACTTACGTTGAACAGTCTGACCACAGCTTGTAATCAGAAAAGCAATCGAGAGCCTGTTCTGTCGTTGTCTGAGTCAGAAGTATTAGATGCCGTTGATGGCTTGATTGCTCGCCGCATGGTGAGTGACGAAAGTAGTTTTAATAGTCGCGTTAATAAGTACCAGCATCGCTTCTGCAATACTGAGTTTGGTGATCTGCAATTTACAGAACAAGAGCGCGCGATCATCTGTTGTATGTTACTGCGTGGTCCACAAACGCCGGGTGAATTACGTACGAGAACAGGGCGCTTAGCGAGTTTCACTGATGTAAAAGAGGTGGAAGCGACGCTCGAAAAGTTAGCGACCCGTGAAGCTGGCGCCTTGGTTGTTAAACTACCGCGTGAAGCAGGTAAGCGTGAGTCACGTTATCAGCATTT
The window above is part of the Vibrio chagasii genome. Proteins encoded here:
- a CDS encoding ATP-binding protein, encoding MFGFTVNQVIKNDTKMKNLETTRIKVEALQSFNTVSSNAHRWLVLSNDSSEKGQLLLTLQSELDRLSQYGARLKQSDENLNIEPLLTELKNVVMSLTNATQGSGNQALIEKAFGLLKGVLLQLSEYRVALLDEDISQADAMFVHLTNYVFWSQREAWLSYSLYRLPEQKNQYLLSYISALDRQQQLLETFFQSDTSSPSIRQLLNTVSQDEFQDKFATRILEGELSSPEVYEHLKSLEVKKRAISQAISAYTKQLQFDLTNNIALQKRQTLVISFLILAVSGVLLWLGAMISIRLNRNLSMILKGVSECADNDGKPNTIKIEGNDELAEFTETLNRVMERNYLRNQELIAAKEDAVSANKAKSAFLANMSHEIRTPLNGIIGMAEILSQSKLSPNQQEVLGDIESSSHSLLVLLNDILDLSKIESGNLMLSPHNADLREAVYDSVSVILSKAISKDIELDVNIDSQTPPQLFFDEYRVRQVLTNLLSNAIKFTSNGTITTDIAYTPMSMGRGKLECSVSDTGIGIEPEKLESIFEPFTQEDGSITRQFGGTGLGLAICRQLVDLMGGYITARSVKGEGSTFTFCLYVDVVETQVQSFENLNRATIISNSFNYLDQLVKECERLNIKPKVVGSISSLDEEIKESDFVLYCHTLHHSLQSDLAALKEQYPLDRVIVCQHHLFKTNLITESVHSTHTLPFLGRRFLNSLLSLDANEEPVPEAKSEKEEVRPLNRRILIVEDNLMNQKIASFFLEQAGYEYLIASNGQEAVDVITQGAQFDAVLMDCMMPVMDGITATRAIRQWESEQQTTPLPIIALTASVLEEDIKDCFDAGMNAYLPKPYKSHQLYDLFSSLDIV
- a CDS encoding YceH family protein: MNTVLSPIEARIIGCLIEKEVTTPDHYPLTLNSLTTACNQKSNREPVLSLSESEVLDAVDGLIARRMVSDESSFNSRVNKYQHRFCNTEFGDLQFTEQERAIICCMLLRGPQTPGELRTRTGRLASFTDVKEVEATLEKLATREAGALVVKLPREAGKRESRYQHLLCGEVDVEAFATGSAGVAAPSASNEKLEELESEVASLRAEVAELKALVESLL
- a CDS encoding DUF496 family protein gives rise to the protein MSSVFEIVNQARRKNKLKRELLDNEKKVRDNRKRVDLLDNLLDYIKPEMTHDEILGIIKNMKADYEDRVDDHIIKSAEISKARRDISRRIRELTEEDKQIQGKK